The following coding sequences are from one Clostridioides difficile ATCC 9689 = DSM 1296 window:
- the spoVE gene encoding stage V sporulation protein E, whose amino-acid sequence MPKENLKKQIDIRMKTEFDGVVFYTTMLLVFVGIVMVFSASFIQSSFKHNDAYYFLKKNVIYAVLGFIVMIITSRIDYSFWKKNATAIGAIAVVLLLLVLTPLGIEANGAKRWLGIGALTFQPAEIAKFATIILTAKLIEKNYDKIKSLTKGVVPLLVVPGIFFALIILQPNLSTAGTVILVTFVMIFVAGMDMKIVFAMIGSGAALFAALVIAEPYRLSRVTSFLDPFQDPLGKGYQVIQGLYALGSGGLFGLGLGKSKQKYFYIPEPQNDFIFAIIGEELGLIGCIIVIMLFVVLVYRCVRIALKTSNVFACMVVIGIGAQIGIQAALNIAVATSSMPATGVALPFISYGGTSLTIFMGAVGIVLNISKHVKIN is encoded by the coding sequence ATGCCTAAAGAAAATTTGAAAAAACAAATTGACATAAGGATGAAGACTGAATTTGATGGAGTAGTGTTTTACACTACTATGCTTTTAGTATTTGTAGGAATAGTTATGGTGTTTAGTGCAAGTTTTATACAATCTTCATTTAAACACAATGATGCGTACTATTTTCTAAAAAAGAATGTAATATATGCTGTACTTGGATTTATAGTTATGATTATTACATCAAGAATAGATTATAGTTTTTGGAAGAAAAATGCTACAGCAATTGGAGCTATAGCAGTAGTATTATTATTGTTAGTTTTGACCCCTTTAGGGATAGAAGCAAACGGAGCAAAAAGATGGTTGGGAATAGGAGCTTTAACATTTCAACCTGCAGAAATCGCAAAGTTTGCTACAATAATATTAACTGCAAAATTAATTGAAAAAAATTATGATAAAATAAAATCTTTGACAAAAGGTGTTGTACCACTTCTCGTAGTTCCAGGGATATTTTTTGCGTTGATAATACTTCAGCCAAATTTGTCAACAGCAGGTACTGTAATTCTAGTTACTTTTGTAATGATATTTGTTGCTGGAATGGATATGAAAATTGTATTTGCTATGATAGGGAGTGGGGCTGCTTTATTTGCTGCATTAGTAATTGCTGAACCCTATAGACTTAGTCGTGTTACATCATTTTTAGACCCTTTTCAAGACCCTCTTGGTAAGGGGTATCAGGTAATACAAGGTCTATATGCACTAGGTTCAGGTGGATTGTTTGGTCTAGGCTTAGGAAAGAGTAAACAAAAGTATTTTTATATACCAGAGCCACAAAATGACTTTATATTTGCTATAATAGGAGAAGAGTTAGGATTGATTGGTTGTATAATAGTTATTATGCTATTTGTAGTTTTAGTCTACAGATGTGTAAGAATAGCTTTGAAGACTTCTAATGTATTTGCTTGTATGGTTGTTATAGGTATAGGTGCACAAATTGGAATACAAGCAGCTTTAAATATAGCAGTTGCGACATCATCAATGCCAGCTACAGGTGTAGCACTACCATTTATAAGTTATGGAGGAACTTCACTCACCATCTTTATGGGAGCTGTAGGAATAGTGTTAAACATCTCAAAGCATGTCAAAATTAATTAA
- the murD gene encoding UDP-N-acetylmuramoyl-L-alanine--D-glutamate ligase, which produces MDLKGKKVLLVGLAKTGISTIKHLDKLGASIIVNDIKDENKLRNILDELKSINDIKYILGHHPEDVDDIDMVVVSPGVPLDLPFILKLKNSGKYIIGEVELAFKLSNNPIFIGITGTNGKTTTTSLVGEIFSRAKRDTYVVGNIGNPVIDTIETSSEESVLVTELSSFQLESIDEFRPKVSAILNITEDHLNRHHTMEKYIEAKANIFMNQTVEDFCVLNYDDEIVKSLADKCNAKVIYFSRTKKVNGGVYLENNDIIIDIDDKIKFLNKDDVSLPGGHNLENCMAAIAIAYVCKIDLEVIKDVLMTFKGVEHRQEFVRNLDNVIYVNDSKGTNPDSTIKAIQSYDRPIILIAGGMDKGSNFDELLETAKSYVKSLVLLGETASNIENCAKNKGFNDIHIVKDMEEAVKTSYEISKSGDIVLLSPACASWDMYESFEVRGKDFKDNVNNLK; this is translated from the coding sequence ATGGACTTAAAAGGAAAAAAAGTTTTATTAGTAGGACTTGCAAAAACTGGTATATCTACAATTAAACATTTAGATAAATTGGGTGCAAGTATAATCGTAAATGACATAAAAGATGAAAATAAATTGAGAAATATACTTGATGAATTGAAATCTATAAATGACATAAAATACATATTAGGACATCACCCAGAAGATGTAGATGATATAGATATGGTTGTAGTGTCTCCAGGTGTACCACTAGACCTACCATTCATATTGAAATTAAAAAATTCAGGCAAGTATATAATTGGTGAGGTAGAATTAGCTTTTAAACTATCGAATAATCCAATTTTTATAGGGATTACAGGTACAAATGGAAAGACAACTACAACTAGTTTGGTAGGAGAAATTTTTTCAAGAGCAAAACGAGATACATATGTAGTTGGTAATATAGGAAATCCTGTAATAGATACTATAGAAACTTCAAGTGAAGAGTCTGTGTTAGTAACTGAACTAAGCAGTTTTCAGCTTGAGAGTATAGATGAATTTAGACCTAAAGTAAGCGCAATATTAAATATTACAGAGGACCATTTAAATAGACACCATACTATGGAAAAATACATAGAAGCAAAGGCAAATATATTTATGAACCAAACTGTTGAGGATTTCTGTGTATTAAACTATGATGATGAGATAGTAAAATCTTTAGCTGATAAATGCAATGCCAAAGTAATTTACTTTTCAAGAACTAAAAAAGTAAATGGAGGAGTATATTTAGAAAATAATGACATAATAATAGATATAGATGATAAAATCAAATTTCTAAATAAAGATGATGTAAGTTTACCTGGAGGTCATAACTTAGAAAATTGTATGGCAGCTATAGCAATAGCATATGTCTGCAAAATTGATTTAGAAGTTATAAAGGACGTACTTATGACATTTAAAGGAGTGGAACACAGACAAGAGTTTGTAAGAAATTTAGACAATGTAATATATGTAAATGATTCAAAGGGAACTAATCCAGATTCCACTATAAAAGCTATACAGTCTTATGATAGACCTATAATACTTATAGCAGGGGGGATGGATAAGGGAAGTAATTTTGATGAACTTCTTGAAACTGCAAAGTCATATGTTAAATCATTGGTCTTATTAGGAGAAACTGCATCAAATATAGAAAATTGTGCTAAAAATAAAGGATTTAATGACATACATATAGTAAAAGATATGGAAGAAGCAGTTAAGACTTCTTATGAAATTTCAAAAAGTGGAGATATAGTGCTTCTTTCACCAGCTTGTGCAAGTTGGGATATGTATGAAAGTTTTGAAGTAAGAGGAAAAGACTTCAAAGATAATGTAAACAATTTAAAATAA
- the mraY gene encoding phospho-N-acetylmuramoyl-pentapeptide-transferase: MMLGITELTYTALIAFLIVIIIGPIFIPMLRKFKFGQTVRDDGPQTHLAKNGTPTMGGIIMIVAILITGLTRVKVSHDMAVGLICIAGFGFIGFLDDFIKIKLKRSLGLKAYQKIILQVALSFYVAFYQYTSSSSASQLMIPFTDFVINVGILYIPIMMFIIVAIVNAVNLTDGLDGLASGVTLIVSVFFMLFASSIAGNTEVAVLAAATVGACLGFLGFNSYPARVFMGDTGSMALGGAVVAFSVLTNSVLIIPIIGGIYFAEALSVLIQVGYFKATRKRFFKMAPIHHHFEQCGWPETRVVFIFWIITVVLAWISIIAVF; the protein is encoded by the coding sequence ATGATGTTAGGAATAACAGAGCTTACGTACACCGCATTGATTGCGTTTTTAATAGTAATTATAATAGGACCAATATTTATACCAATGCTTAGAAAATTTAAATTTGGTCAGACAGTTAGAGATGATGGACCCCAAACACATCTAGCTAAAAACGGAACACCTACTATGGGTGGAATTATAATGATTGTTGCAATTCTAATAACTGGACTTACAAGAGTAAAAGTTAGTCATGATATGGCAGTAGGTCTTATATGTATTGCAGGTTTTGGTTTTATTGGCTTTTTAGATGATTTTATAAAAATAAAGCTAAAAAGATCACTTGGACTAAAAGCATATCAAAAAATAATCCTTCAAGTTGCATTATCTTTTTATGTTGCTTTTTATCAGTATACATCATCATCAAGTGCTTCACAACTTATGATACCATTTACAGATTTTGTGATAAATGTTGGAATATTATATATACCAATAATGATGTTTATAATCGTAGCAATAGTAAATGCTGTAAACTTGACTGATGGATTAGATGGATTAGCATCAGGAGTAACATTAATAGTTTCTGTATTCTTTATGCTATTTGCAAGTTCTATTGCTGGAAATACAGAAGTCGCAGTTTTAGCAGCAGCAACTGTTGGAGCATGTTTAGGTTTCTTAGGATTTAATTCATATCCGGCTAGAGTGTTTATGGGCGACACAGGTTCAATGGCATTAGGAGGTGCAGTTGTAGCATTTTCAGTTCTAACTAACTCAGTGCTTATAATACCTATAATTGGAGGAATTTATTTTGCGGAGGCTCTATCAGTTTTGATTCAAGTTGGATATTTTAAGGCAACAAGAAAGAGATTCTTTAAGATGGCTCCAATACACCACCACTTTGAACAGTGTGGTTGGCCAGAAACAAGAGTTGTATTTATTTTTTGGATTATAACAGTTGTTTTAGCTTGGATAAGTATAATAGCAGTATTTTAG
- a CDS encoding UDP-N-acetylmuramoyl-tripeptide--D-alanyl-D-alanine ligase — translation MECLTIKELVLATNGKLIYGDYNDCVSDIVIDSREANAQNAFVAIVGENLDGHTFMKSAYDSGCKTFIKNESNGIKLESSDINLIEVKDTSLALGDISKYYKEKFDIPFIGVTGSVGKTTTRDMIYSAISAKLNILKNEKNLNNHFGVPLTLFNLNKEHECAVIEMGMSGFNEIKYLVDIVNPKIAVISNIGLSHVEKLGSQEGILKAKMEITSNFDETNTLIVNGDDKFLSTLKEKEHAYKLKTFGFNKNNDVYCESYTMEEDSLTFICVINGKKEEIFIPTIGEHNIYNAMSAILVGLCLNISLDYIKKGLKNFKGTKMRLDIIKNEKLTIINDSYNASPDSMDAALKILGRYKGRRVAILGDILEMGEISEYGHRLVGKSSMNNTDIIITIGENSVFIGEEAKQLGFNSANIYHFENREDVFNKLNELVKTGDTILVKGSRGMRLEKIVEYLNK, via the coding sequence ATGGAGTGCTTAACAATAAAAGAGTTAGTACTTGCAACTAATGGGAAGTTAATATATGGAGATTATAATGACTGTGTAAGTGATATAGTTATAGATAGCAGGGAGGCAAATGCCCAAAATGCATTTGTAGCCATAGTTGGAGAAAATTTAGATGGGCATACATTTATGAAGTCTGCATATGATAGTGGATGTAAAACTTTTATAAAAAATGAAAGTAATGGAATAAAATTAGAAAGTTCGGATATAAATTTAATAGAGGTAAAAGATACATCTTTGGCTCTAGGAGATATTTCAAAATACTATAAAGAAAAATTTGATATTCCATTTATAGGTGTTACAGGTAGTGTGGGAAAAACTACTACTAGAGATATGATTTACTCTGCCATATCTGCAAAGTTAAATATACTAAAAAATGAAAAAAACTTAAATAATCATTTTGGAGTTCCATTGACTTTATTTAATCTAAATAAAGAACATGAGTGTGCTGTAATAGAGATGGGTATGTCTGGATTCAATGAAATAAAATATTTAGTGGATATAGTAAATCCTAAAATTGCAGTCATATCGAATATAGGATTATCACATGTAGAAAAACTAGGTTCACAAGAGGGTATTTTGAAAGCAAAGATGGAGATTACTTCAAACTTTGATGAAACAAATACTTTAATTGTAAATGGAGATGATAAGTTTTTATCTACATTAAAAGAAAAAGAACATGCATATAAGTTAAAAACATTTGGCTTTAATAAAAACAATGATGTTTATTGTGAAAGTTATACTATGGAAGAGGATAGTTTAACATTTATATGTGTAATAAATGGGAAAAAAGAGGAAATATTTATACCAACAATAGGAGAACATAATATATATAATGCAATGTCTGCTATATTAGTTGGTTTGTGTCTAAATATTTCTTTAGATTATATAAAAAAAGGTTTAAAAAATTTTAAAGGGACAAAAATGAGATTAGACATAATAAAAAATGAAAAATTAACAATAATTAATGATTCATATAATGCTAGTCCAGATTCTATGGATGCTGCTTTAAAGATACTTGGAAGATATAAAGGTAGAAGGGTAGCGATACTTGGAGATATACTAGAAATGGGTGAAATTTCAGAGTATGGTCATAGATTAGTTGGAAAATCATCTATGAATAATACTGATATTATAATAACTATAGGTGAAAATTCAGTGTTTATTGGAGAAGAAGCAAAACAATTAGGATTCAATTCAGCCAATATATATCACTTTGAGAATAGAGAAGATGTGTTTAACAAGTTAAATGAATTAGTAAAAACAGGAGACACTATTTTAGTAAAAGGCTCAAGAGGCATGAGATTAGAAAAAATAGTCGAATATCTAAATAAATAA
- a CDS encoding stage V sporulation protein D, which translates to MRKVKRISKKRLVLVLILACALFFCLVIRTGYLQLMKGNWLSTKALEQQTRDIPIEPKRGTIYDRNMKELAVSVTKYTVWCKPVEVEDKKEAAEKVAEILDEDYKDIYALISKKNMALVKVKRWIDDDKASQIRDAKLSGIWVAEDNQRYYPYGNFAPYVLGHTSSDATGISGVEMQYDKKLKGKPGKLIVSTDASGREIPQGMEKYYEPVQGNGLVLSIDEVIQHYTEKAVQKAYELNNAKKVTAIAMNPKTGDILALASKPDYDPNDSRTPIYPYYQEELEKYNDKDKIKGYYQMWRNPAVSDTYEPGSTFKLITSSSALEEGVIKDGEKFTCTGSVTVGGRKIKCWRHYRPHGTQEFKQAVQNSCNPVFVELGSRLGVGKMYDYIESFGLMDKTGIDLPGEAKGILYNEKNVGPVELATISFGQSISVTPIQLITAISSIANGGDLMQPRVVKSYTDNKGNITETVKPKKVRSVISKETSKKMLEIAESVVTEGGGKIAYIPGYRLGGKTGTAQKVIDGKYAPGKYICSFVGIAPCDDPQIVVLAIVDEPTGVSAFGSTTAGPIVKEIMNDSLKYLGVKPVYKEEEKAEYEKKQVKVPDVRNLKIGDAVKALEDAKLKPDLDADIELPEDTKVKDIFPKPGVKVNEDSSITLYFEN; encoded by the coding sequence TTGAGAAAAGTAAAGAGGATAAGTAAGAAAAGGCTGGTACTCGTTCTTATTCTAGCATGTGCATTGTTTTTTTGCCTTGTTATTAGGACTGGGTATCTACAACTTATGAAGGGAAATTGGTTGAGTACAAAAGCACTAGAACAACAAACAAGAGATATACCAATAGAACCCAAAAGAGGAACTATATATGATAGAAATATGAAAGAGTTAGCAGTAAGTGTAACTAAGTATACTGTTTGGTGTAAACCTGTGGAAGTAGAAGATAAAAAAGAAGCAGCCGAAAAGGTAGCTGAGATTTTGGATGAAGATTATAAAGATATTTACGCTTTAATAAGCAAAAAAAATATGGCTCTTGTAAAAGTAAAAAGATGGATAGATGATGATAAGGCAAGTCAAATAAGAGATGCTAAATTAAGTGGAATATGGGTGGCAGAAGATAATCAAAGATATTACCCATATGGGAATTTTGCACCATATGTGTTAGGACATACTTCTTCAGATGCAACAGGTATATCTGGTGTAGAAATGCAATATGATAAAAAGTTAAAAGGAAAGCCTGGAAAACTTATAGTAAGTACTGATGCTTCAGGAAGAGAAATACCACAAGGAATGGAAAAATATTATGAGCCTGTACAAGGTAATGGTCTTGTGTTGTCTATAGATGAAGTAATTCAACACTATACTGAAAAAGCAGTACAGAAAGCTTATGAGTTAAATAATGCAAAAAAAGTTACTGCAATAGCTATGAACCCTAAAACAGGTGATATACTTGCTTTAGCATCAAAACCAGATTATGACCCTAATGATTCAAGAACGCCAATATATCCATATTATCAAGAAGAACTTGAAAAATATAATGATAAAGATAAAATAAAAGGCTATTATCAAATGTGGAGAAATCCAGCAGTAAGTGATACATATGAACCAGGTTCTACATTTAAGCTTATTACATCTTCCAGTGCTCTTGAAGAAGGAGTAATTAAAGATGGAGAAAAATTCACATGTACAGGTAGTGTAACTGTTGGAGGAAGAAAGATTAAATGTTGGAGACATTACAGACCTCATGGAACACAAGAATTTAAACAAGCAGTACAAAACTCTTGCAACCCAGTATTTGTTGAGTTAGGAAGCAGATTAGGTGTTGGAAAAATGTATGATTATATAGAATCATTTGGTCTTATGGATAAGACAGGTATAGATTTACCAGGAGAAGCTAAGGGAATACTGTATAACGAAAAAAATGTAGGGCCAGTTGAATTGGCTACAATATCATTTGGTCAATCTATATCAGTAACTCCAATACAACTTATAACAGCTATATCATCAATAGCTAATGGTGGAGATTTAATGCAACCAAGAGTGGTAAAATCTTATACTGACAATAAAGGAAATATAACTGAAACAGTAAAACCAAAAAAAGTAAGAAGTGTTATATCTAAAGAAACATCTAAAAAAATGTTAGAAATTGCAGAATCAGTTGTAACTGAAGGTGGAGGAAAGATAGCGTATATACCAGGTTATAGACTTGGTGGTAAAACAGGTACAGCTCAAAAAGTTATAGATGGTAAGTATGCTCCAGGAAAGTATATATGTTCATTTGTTGGAATCGCACCTTGTGATGACCCACAAATAGTAGTTCTTGCTATTGTTGACGAACCAACAGGAGTAAGTGCATTTGGTAGTACTACAGCAGGACCAATAGTGAAAGAAATAATGAATGACTCTTTAAAATATTTGGGAGTTAAACCAGTATATAAAGAAGAAGAAAAAGCTGAGTATGAAAAGAAGCAAGTTAAAGTGCCAGATGTAAGAAATCTAAAAATAGGAGATGCTGTAAAGGCATTGGAGGATGCGAAGTTAAAACCAGACTTAGATGCAGATATAGAACTTCCAGAAGATACAAAGGTAAAGGATATATTCCCAAAACCTGGAGTAAAAGTTAATGAAGACTCAAGTATAACCCTATATTTTGAAAACTAA
- the rsmH gene encoding 16S rRNA (cytosine(1402)-N(4))-methyltransferase RsmH, which produces MEFHHVSVLLNECIENLNIKPDGVYVDCTMGGAGHSKEIVKKLSDKGLFIGFDQDKNAISTAKERLSEYESRVKFVHSNFENIKEELEKIGVYKIDGVLADLGVSSHQLDEADRGFSYMQDAPLDMRMDVRCEFSAYDVVNTYTEDELTKIIKDYGEDNWAKRIAKFIVEERANKPIETTGELVDVIKKAIPKKARIDGPHPAKRTFQAIRIEVNNELGVITKMINDASSIMNEGGRICIITFHSLEDRIVKNAFKHLASDCICPQHLPICQCDKESEVKIITRKPILPSEEEIEVNPRSRSAKLRVAEKI; this is translated from the coding sequence ATGGAATTTCATCATGTATCAGTTCTTTTAAATGAGTGTATAGAGAATTTAAATATAAAGCCAGATGGCGTGTATGTTGACTGTACTATGGGAGGAGCAGGACATTCTAAAGAAATAGTAAAAAAACTGTCAGATAAGGGATTATTTATAGGGTTTGACCAAGATAAAAATGCTATAAGCACAGCAAAAGAGAGATTGAGTGAATATGAAAGTAGAGTGAAGTTTGTTCACAGTAATTTTGAAAATATAAAAGAGGAATTAGAAAAAATAGGAGTTTACAAAATTGATGGTGTATTAGCTGATTTAGGAGTTTCATCTCATCAACTTGATGAAGCTGATAGAGGATTTTCTTATATGCAAGATGCACCACTTGATATGAGAATGGATGTTAGGTGTGAGTTTTCTGCATATGATGTTGTAAATACTTATACAGAAGATGAATTAACTAAGATAATAAAAGATTATGGAGAAGATAACTGGGCTAAGCGTATAGCTAAATTTATAGTTGAAGAAAGAGCAAACAAACCAATAGAAACTACAGGAGAATTAGTAGATGTAATTAAAAAAGCTATCCCTAAGAAAGCTAGAATAGATGGACCTCACCCAGCTAAAAGAACTTTTCAGGCAATACGAATAGAAGTAAATAATGAACTTGGAGTAATTACAAAGATGATAAATGATGCTTCTTCTATAATGAATGAAGGTGGAAGAATATGTATAATAACATTCCATTCATTAGAAGATAGAATAGTGAAAAATGCATTTAAGCATTTAGCATCAGATTGTATATGTCCACAGCATTTACCTATATGCCAATGTGATAAAGAATCTGAGGTGAAAATAATAACTAGAAAACCTATATTACCTAGTGAGGAAGAAATAGAAGTAAATCCACGTTCAAGAAGTGCTAAGCTAAGAGTAGCAGAAAAAATATAA
- the lgt gene encoding prolipoprotein diacylglyceryl transferase — protein sequence MDRVAFTLFGIDIMWYGILMACGMILGTLIAIKEAKRVGIKEDDVLNIAIIAIPVGLICARIYYVVFNWSYYAQNMSQIFNFRGGGLAIHGGLIGGILAGYIYTKIKNINFLKMADTVILGMPLAQAIGRWGNFINGEAHGGATNLPWGIMVDGVKVHPTFLYESIWDFGIFIVLLLFRKNKKYEGQVIVTYITLYSIGRFFIEGLRTDSLMLGPLRMAQVISLIGVIGGIIAHVYLSKKNKNNISEE from the coding sequence ATGGATAGAGTAGCATTTACACTGTTTGGCATAGACATCATGTGGTATGGAATACTTATGGCATGTGGAATGATTTTAGGAACTTTAATAGCAATAAAAGAAGCAAAAAGAGTGGGAATTAAAGAAGATGATGTATTAAATATAGCTATAATAGCAATTCCAGTTGGACTAATCTGTGCAAGAATCTATTATGTTGTATTTAATTGGAGTTACTATGCTCAAAATATGTCTCAAATTTTTAATTTTAGAGGTGGTGGACTTGCTATACATGGAGGGTTAATTGGTGGAATATTAGCTGGTTATATATACACTAAGATTAAAAATATTAACTTCTTAAAAATGGCTGATACAGTTATACTTGGAATGCCTTTAGCACAAGCTATTGGAAGATGGGGAAATTTTATTAATGGAGAAGCACATGGAGGTGCTACCAATTTACCTTGGGGAATAATGGTTGATGGAGTAAAGGTACATCCAACTTTTTTATATGAGTCTATATGGGATTTTGGAATATTTATAGTTTTATTACTATTTAGAAAAAATAAAAAATATGAAGGTCAAGTTATAGTTACTTATATAACTTTATATTCAATAGGAAGATTTTTTATAGAGGGATTAAGAACAGATAGTTTAATGTTAGGACCACTTAGAATGGCACAAGTTATAAGTCTAATTGGAGTTATTGGTGGCATAATTGCACATGTTTATTTATCAAAGAAAAATAAAAATAATATTAGTGAAGAATAG